The Pseudomonas cucumis sequence CGCGCCGGCTCTACGGTTTGTAACTGAGATTCGGGTACCCACATCACGCTCAACAGATCCTTGTGTCCGACCTGTTCGATCAGCAATTGCCATTGCTCACTGCGTGCTGCATGCAAAACAATCTTGTGTATTTCTTCGGTAAACAGCGACAGCACACCGACGCGTATTCGTTGACTGTGGGCGCTGCGCCCCTTGAGGGCGAATTTACGCATTGGGGTTGCAGCCGGTTCACGCCAACAAGCACAGTCGCCTACCGGGTAACGCAGCAGCGGCATGAGCCGGCGTGTCAGGTTGGTCAATACCAGCAGCCCGGTGCGATCGCATTCTTCAATCACTTCACCGGTATTTTCATCGATGATCTCCAACAAGGTTTGTTGTTCGAACACCCGATGTTCGCCCAATGCACAGTCGCGATTGCTGGCACCTATGAGCCCGGCGTCTACGCTGGCGTAGCCGATTGAGGCAATCCGAGCGTTGGGGAACACGTCTGCGAGGATGGCCAATTGCGGGGCAAACAGGCTTTCGCCGCCATACAATATTGTCTCGACCCCACACAACACTCGCCGATGTTGCGCCAGATAGGCGGCGAATCGCAGCAGTTGCGCCGGTACTCCGGCCAGGACGTTGATCCGATGTTGCGCAATGGCATCCGCCAAGACGTCCAGCTCGACTTGTCCGGTAAACGGAAATTCACAGATGGATTGTCCAACGTGGGCCAAAGAGTCGTGGATGAACAGAAAACTGGCGTAGAGATCCCCTGAAAAGAACAGATTGGCCACCCGGTCGCTGTTGTTCAGTTGAGAGGAGATGCTGGCTCCGAACGTACTGACCAATGCATGCCATTCCTCGCAGGTGTACACCGCAAGTTTGCCCTGACTGGTCGAGCCTCCTGTTTTAAATACCAGTGCGTCATCGACATTACCTGTCAAGACCGGCCAATGGCTCAAGTCGTTGCTGCCGACCCAATAGTGGGCCACGTCCGTTAACGGTATATTTTTTAAAGTAATACCCTTCGATGGCAAATGGGCCAGATGTTTGCGGTAAAAACTTGAGTGTCGTCTTATATAAGGTACTAATTGTTCAAGCGAATAAGTTGGGCTCACGGGGTTCTCTTTCTTGTTAGGCTTTTTTATCAGAAAGCAGCATCATTGAAGTGTCTGCTTTTATTTTCTTTGATCGATAATTAACGGGGTTTTGCCGCTGTGTCTGTTTCGGGTGAAGGCCTGTTCGGCGCACAGGGTCACCTCCACAATTAAAAGTGCAGCACTCACCGCATTGGCCAATGTTTCATGGGTCAGCAGTTTTTGGCGTACCCAGTCGACATCGGCGTCTACTCGAACTTGCATGCGTTCGACTCCGCTGGCGGCGTGGTCCAGAACAACTTGAATAGGGACGCCCACGCTCAGTTCCAGTGCCGAAGGGGAAATGAATTCCGTGCCAATTCGTACCAGTTTGCCGTGCCGCTGTAGCAGTTCGAATCGCGGCGTCTCCAGTCCGCAAGGGCAGGCCCCGGGTATCCAGCGGCCGGTATCGCCGATGTCATATCGGTGCACGCGCTGACCTTCTCGGGCGCGGGACGTAAACAGCAGACGGCCGATCTCGTTGGCTTGTACCGGCACATCCTCGTCGAGCTGAACGATTTCCAGATGCTGGGTTTCGCACATCAAGTGAAAAATGCCATCCCCCGTCGCCCGGCAGGCATGACCCAGAGGGCCGGCATCGACGGAGCCATAGAGGGCAGAACGAATCGTCGATACTGCGCAACTTTCCATCAGGCGCCGACTGGCCTCACCCGGATGCTCACCGCCAAGGAACACTTTGGCGATACCGGCATAGTCGCGAAGTCGGGCCTGCTCTTTGAAAAACAGGCGATGCAGCGTACTGGGCATGCCGATCAGCACGGTGACACGCTGCTCCACGATCATTCGGGCGATTTCACTGAAGTCATCGTCCTGGGGAGCCCCCATGGGCAAGTGTGTGACTCCCATCTGTTCAAGGACATTTGAAAAACTGAAAAAACCACCGTACAGATTGCCGCCATAGAACAGATTCATAACCCGGTCTTGGGAGGGATCCAGCCCGAGGCAGAACATGCCATCTGCCGCGGCGCGCATTTGTCGTTGAAAGTCTCGATAGCTGAAACCGGCCAGGGCCGGAGTCCCGGTGCTACCACCGGAGCGAAAATACAGCTGCGCTGTGGGGGTGATCGGCTGAGCCATGAAGGTGTCTTTGTCCATGATCGGGACATGGGCTGTTTCAGGGGCTGGCGGCAGCGGGTCGAGCGTGGCGCGGCCAGTCGAGACATCGGCGGCCAGGCTCACAGAGAGACGGCGACTCAGACGCGACAGCGCGTAAACGCCATCGTGAGGCTCACCGGCGTAGCCATCATGAATCGTCTCGCAAGGTGTAATACGAGTGACGCCGGCATTGACCAATGTCCGAACAAGCCCGGGCGTTTGCGCCGCAGCGGCTATCAGCGCGCAGCTTTGCAGGACCGTTCGCCAGGGCAACAGTGTTTCGGCGAGCATAGGCTGTGGCACTGGCTTGAGCAGCACGGTACGAAACAGCGGCGATGGCGCGAGCGTCTGATGATGCTCCCAGATGACACGCCATCCGGAGCCGCGCCACACCTGGCCGGTCTGATTGGTAAAGCATTGATCCAGTCGCGCCATGGCTGTATGGGTGGTGATTTCCGATGCTTCCTGATCTGTCGGCAGCAGCGCCGGCCAGTGGCCAGCACGACGGCTGAACGCTTCGGCAAGACGCTCCCCCAGGCCTCGCAAGACTGTCGGATCATTGCTGTCTACTAGCACCCATTGAGGGCTGGAGCATGCCTGTTGATCCAGTCGACAGACTTCATCCACCAATGCATCGAGCGCTGCAGGATTCGCCGCTTCAGGTGACAGATAGGCGAAGCTGATCTTGTGCCCCCAATCAATCCAGCGGCATCCCGCGGGGATCTGTTGACG is a genomic window containing:
- a CDS encoding AMP-binding protein encodes the protein MAHYWVGSNDLSHWPVLTGNVDDALVFKTGGSTSQGKLAVYTCEEWHALVSTFGASISSQLNNSDRVANLFFSGDLYASFLFIHDSLAHVGQSICEFPFTGQVELDVLADAIAQHRINVLAGVPAQLLRFAAYLAQHRRVLCGVETILYGGESLFAPQLAILADVFPNARIASIGYASVDAGLIGASNRDCALGEHRVFEQQTLLEIIDENTGEVIEECDRTGLLVLTNLTRRLMPLLRYPVGDCACWREPAATPMRKFALKGRSAHSQRIRVGVLSLFTEEIHKIVLHAARSEQWQLLIEQVGHKDLLSVMWVPESQLQTVEPARRALREALLAHYPSLDDLSREGLLELRVLTCATTDLKLHPRSGKQLRVLDLRVYDVPALEPV
- a CDS encoding aldehyde dehydrogenase family protein, coding for MYLINGQRRDDLTLEGALDLLRKQLPRLLAAPIDSDIVIDSAARFAAQLQARSLDLPLDDDHCQGLIDFCQRSNLDTKLERELGLQPRSLRRIDYRHPYFESWHPLGLVVHITPGNAPLLAFCAILESLLAGNINWLRPSASDEGLTARLLAALVQCDTSGRLAEFVAVLPVDTSQIAQLCATADGVSAWGGETALKAIRQQIPAGCRWIDWGHKISFAYLSPEAANPAALDALVDEVCRLDQQACSSPQWVLVDSNDPTVLRGLGERLAEAFSRRAGHWPALLPTDQEASEITTHTAMARLDQCFTNQTGQVWRGSGWRVIWEHHQTLAPSPLFRTVLLKPVPQPMLAETLLPWRTVLQSCALIAAAAQTPGLVRTLVNAGVTRITPCETIHDGYAGEPHDGVYALSRLSRRLSVSLAADVSTGRATLDPLPPAPETAHVPIMDKDTFMAQPITPTAQLYFRSGGSTGTPALAGFSYRDFQRQMRAAADGMFCLGLDPSQDRVMNLFYGGNLYGGFFSFSNVLEQMGVTHLPMGAPQDDDFSEIARMIVEQRVTVLIGMPSTLHRLFFKEQARLRDYAGIAKVFLGGEHPGEASRRLMESCAVSTIRSALYGSVDAGPLGHACRATGDGIFHLMCETQHLEIVQLDEDVPVQANEIGRLLFTSRAREGQRVHRYDIGDTGRWIPGACPCGLETPRFELLQRHGKLVRIGTEFISPSALELSVGVPIQVVLDHAASGVERMQVRVDADVDWVRQKLLTHETLANAVSAALLIVEVTLCAEQAFTRNRHSGKTPLIIDQRK